One Saccharomyces kudriavzevii IFO 1802 strain IFO1802 genome assembly, chromosome: 7 DNA segment encodes these proteins:
- the MAL11 gene encoding alpha-glucoside permease (similar to Saccharomyces cerevisiae MAL11 (YGR289C)) translates to MKNFISLVSRKKTGLENGDEHLHESSSAITNQKNGLNTEDFEEGKKDGAFELDHLEFTTSSARLGDSDGDNDNEIETTNAADDANEANSEEKSMTLRQALKQYPKAALWSILVSTTLVMEGYDTALLSALYALPVFQRKFGSLSSDGTYEINSQWQIGLNMCVLCGEMIGLQITGYMVECMGNRYTMITALGLLTAYIFILYYCRSLAMIAVGQVLSAMPWGCFQSLAVTYASEVCPLALRYYMTSYSNICWLFGQIFASGIMKNSQENLGDSELGYKLPFALQWIWPAPLIVGIFFAPESPWWLVRKNRVVEAKKSLNRILSGKGIEKEIQVDLTLKQIEMTIEKERRLEAKTKSFFHCFKGVNGRRTRIACLTWVAQNSSGAVLLGYSTYFFERAGMATDKAFTFSLIQYCLGLAGTLCSWVVSGRVGRWTILTYGLAFQMLILFIIGGLGFVSGGSGSNGAGGLLLALSFFYNAGIGAVVYCIVAEIPSAELRTKTIVLARICYNLMAVINAILTPYMLNVSDWNWGAKTGLYWGGFTAVTLAWVIVDLPETTGRTFSEINELFNQGIAARKFASTVVDPFGKERAQSDLQIEDSVNQSSSVMQGGLDEVDKC, encoded by the coding sequence atgaaaaattttatctCACTGGTAAGCAGGAAAAAGACTGGCTTAGAGAATGGGGATGAACACCTCCATGAGTCTTCCAGCGCTATAACGAACCAAAAAAACGGTTTGAATactgaagattttgaagaaggaaaaaaagacggTGCTTTTGAATTGGATCATTTGGAGTTCACCACCAGCTCAGCCCGGTTGGGTGATTCAGAtggtgataatgataatgagaTTGAGACGACGAATGCTGCTGATGATGCTAATGAGGCTAACAGCGAGGAGAAAAGCATGACTTTAAGGCAAGCCTTGAAACAGTATCCAAAGGCAGCTTTGTGGTCCATTTTAGTATCTACTACCTTGGTTATGGAGGGTTATGATACTGCATTGCTGAGTGCACTTTATGCGTTGCCAGTTTTCCAGAGGAAATTCGGTAGTTTGAGTTCGGATGGTACTTACGAAATCAATTCCCAATGGCAAATTGGTTTGAACATGTGTGTTCTTTGTGGTGAAATGATTGGTTTACAAATAACGGGTTACATGGTTGAGTGTATGGGTAATCGTTATACAATGATTACCGCACTTGGTTTGCTGACTGCTTATATTTTTATCCTCTACTACTGCAGAAGTTTGGCCATGATCGCTGTAGGACAAGTTCTCTCAGCTATGCCATGGGGGTGTTTCCAGAGTTTGGCTGTTACCTATGCTTCAGAAGTCTGTCCGCTGGCACTGAGATATTACATGACCAGTTACTCTAACATTTGTTGGTTGTTTGGTCAAATTTTCGCCTCGGGTATCATGAAGAACTCGCAAGAGAATTTGGGAGACTCTGAATTAGGTTACAAGTTACCCTTTGCTTTGCAATGGATTTGGCCTGCTCCTTTGATTGTTGGTATCTTTTTTGCTCCTGAATCTCCCTGGTGGTTGGtgagaaaaaatagagTCGTCGAGGCCAAAAAATCTTTAAACAGAATCTTGAGTGGCAAAGGCATCGAGAAGGAGATTCAAGTCGATCTTACCTTAAAGCAAATCGAAATGACCatcgaaaaggaaagacGTCTGGaagcaaaaacaaaatcatTCTTTCATTGCTTCAAAGGGGTCAATGGAAGGAGAACCAGAATTGCATGTTTGACTTGGGTTGCTCAAAACAGTAGTGGTGCCGTTCTACTTGGTTACTCAACTTATTTCTTCGAAAGAGCAGGAATGGCCACGGACAAGGCATTCACTTTTTCCCTTATTCAGTACTGCCTTGGTTTAGCGGGTACACTTTGCTCTTGGGTAGTATCAGGACGTGTTGGTAGGTGGACTATATTGACCTATGGTCTCGCATTTCAAATGcttattttattcattATTGGTGGATTGGGTTTCGTTTCTGGGGGTAGCGGTAGTAATGGTGCCGGTGGTCTATTGCTGgctttatcatttttctaTAATGCCGGTATCGGAGCTGTTGTTTACTGTATCGTTGCTGAAATTCCCTCTGCAGAACTAAGGACTAAAACCATTGTGTTGGCTCGTATATGCTACAACCTGATGGCAGTTATCAACGCTATTTTAACGCCGTACATGCTAAATGTTAGCGACTGGAACTGGGGTGCAAAAACTGGTTTATACTGGGGTGGCTTCACAGCCGTTACTTTGGCTTGGGTCATCGTTGATTTGCCGGAGACAACTGGTAGAACATTTAGTGAAATTAACGAACTTTTCAATCAAGGTATTGCTGCCAGAAAATTTGCGTCTACTGTGGTTGACCCTTTCGGGAAGGAAAGAGCTCAAAGTGATCTCCAAATCGAAGATTCTGTTAATCAGTCCTCAAGCGTAATGCAGGGAGGGTTAGATGAAGTCGATAAATGCTAG
- the SKDI07G5400 gene encoding glycoside hydrolase family 13 protein, with protein sequence MTISSAHPETDPKWWKEATIYQIYPASFKDSNNDGWGDMKGIASKLEYIKGLGVDAIWISPFYDSPQDDMGYDIANYEKVWPTYGTNEDCFALIEKTHKFGMKFITDLVINHCSSEHEWFKESRSSKTNPKRDWFFWKPPKGYDDEGNPIPPNNWKSYFGGSAWTFDEKTQEFYLRLFCPRQPDLNWESEDCRKAIYESAVGYWLDHGVDGFRIDVGSLYSKVVGLPDAPITDKNSLWQSSDPLTLNGPRIHEFHQEMNRFIRNRVKDGREIMTVGEMQHASDATKKLYTSASRCELGELFNFSHTDVGTSPLFRYNLVPAELKDWKVALAELFRYINGTDCWSTIYLENHDQPRSITRFGDDSTKNRVISGKLLSVLLVSLTGTLFIYQGQELGQINFKNWPVEKYEDVEIRNNYKLIKEEHGEKSEQMKKFLDGIALVSRDHARTPMPWTHEEPNAGFSGPNAKPWFSLNESFREGINVEDEQKNPDSVLAFWRKALEFRKSHKDIAVYGYDFEFIDLDNKRLFSFTKKYENKTLFAALNFSSELLDFEIPKANSSYTLAFGNYPSDQINPSSRTLKPWEGRIYIDE encoded by the coding sequence ATGACTATCTCTTCTGCACATCCAGAAACAGACCCCAAATGGTGGAAAGAAGCCACAATCTACCAGATTTACCCAGCAAGTTTCAAAGACTCGAACAATGATGGCTGGGGTGATATGAAAGGTATCGCTTCTAAATTGGAGTACATCAAAGGTCTTGGCGTTGATGCCATTTGGATCTCGCCATTCTACGACTCTCCACAAGATGATATGGGCTATGACATTGCCAATTATGAAAAAGTTTGGCCAACCTATGGTACCAATGAAGACTGCTTTGCCCTGATCGAAAAAACCCATAAGTTTGGGATGAAATTCATCACCGATTTGGTCATTAACCACTGCTCAAGCGAACACGAATGGTTCAAAGAGAGTAGATCTTCCAAGACCAACCCAAAGCGTGACTGGTTCTTCTGGAAGCCTCCTAAGGGTTACGATGACGAAGGTAATCCAATTCCTCCAAACAATTGGAAATCCTATTTTGGCGGTTCCGCATGGACTTTCGACGAAAAGACGCAAGAATTTTACTTGCGTCTATTTTGTCCTAGGCAACCTGATCTCAATTGGGAGAGTGAGGATTGCAGAAAAGCAATTTACGAAAGTGCTGTTGGATATTGGCTAGATCATGGTGTAGACGGTTTCAGAATCGATGTGGGGAGCTTGTACTCCAAAGTCGTCGGTCTACCAGACGCACCCATCACCGATAAAAATTCACTCTGGCAATCCAGCGATCCCTTGACTCTAAATGGGCCACGTATCCATGAATTCCATCAAGAAATGAACAGGTTTATCAGAAATAGGGTTAAAGATGGCAGGGAGATCATGACAGTTGGGGAAATGCAACATGCTTCAGATGCAACTAAGAAGTTATACACAAGTGCTTCAAGATGCGAGCTTGGTGAATTGTTCAACTTCTCCCATACTGATGTTGGTACTTCTCCATTATTCCGTTACAATTTGGTTCCAGcagaattgaaagattGGAAGGTTGCGCTTGCAGAGCTGTTTAGATACATCAACGGAACTGATTGTTGGTCAACTATTTATCTAGAAAATCACGACCAACCTCGTTCAATCACCAGATTTGGTGATGATTCCACAAAAAACCGTGTAATTTCAGGGAAGTTGTTGTCTGTGTTGTTGGTCTCGTTGACCGGCACGTTGTTTATTTATCAAGGCCAAGAGCTGGGCCAaatcaatttcaagaactgGCCTGTTGAGAAGTACGAAGACGTCGAGATCAGAAATAACTACAAGCTCATTAAGGAAGAGCATGGTGAAAAATCTGAacaaatgaagaaatttttggatgGAATCGCCTTGGTTTCTAGAGATCACGCTAGAACTCCTATGCCTTGGACACATGAGGAACCGAACGCTGGTTTCTCTGGTCCCAACGCCAAACCATGGTTTTCCTTGAACGAGTCCTTTAGAGAAGGAATTAATGTGGAagatgaacaaaaaaaccCAGATTCTGTGTTGGCATTCTGGAGAAAGGCCTTGGAATTCAGGAAGAGTCATAAGGACATTGCTGTTTACGGCtatgattttgaatttattgacCTGGACAATAAGAGATTGTTTAGTTTTACTAAAAAGTACGAGAATAAGACTTTGTTTGCAGCTTTGAATTTCAGTTCCGAACTATTGGACTTTGAAATACCAAAAGCTAATTCTTCTTATACTCTTGCCTTTGGTAATTACCCAAGCGACCAAATCAACCCATCTTCCAGAACTTTGAAGCCATGGGAAGGAAGAATTTATATCGATGAATGA
- the SKDI07G5410 gene encoding fungal specific transcription factor domain-containing protein, with the protein MFSENDSCMTALEISLKIPKKLIDKCLRLYHDNLYVIWPLLSYDNLHKLLEEKYDDCYAYWFLVALSAATLSDLKTEVESEDGTSFSGRKLTFLCISSRQQFDDLDNSDLFKIMTYYCLHRCFSQISDTKTSYRLSSAAISLIKVTEFHREKTYESLSFDEQQLRRKVFYLLLLTERYYSVYIHCVTSLDATIAPPQPETVTDPRLSLDSFLEMIRVFTVPGKCFFDALATDSPDPFCTEDSLKKIWKELHTASLEIEPWSYGYVDISFSRHWIRTLAWRLVFRMNNIDFLSNSNNTHIPVEIARDMLDDVFLTPNNLYGVHGPGIPTKALEIANALVDVVNQNDQKTESEAWDVLCEISKFVFSLNHYDGKLVESFVTKCQSALITLPISKPPKSDEDLKDDSNIVF; encoded by the coding sequence ATGTTTAGTGAGAATGACAGTTGCATGACAGCTTTAGAAATATCCCTGAAAATTCCAAAGAAGCTCATTGATAAATGTTTGAGGCTATATCATGATAATCTCTACGTTATCTGGCCTTTACTCTCCTATGATAATCTTCACAAACTTTTGGAGGAAAAATACGATGACTGCTACGCTTATTGGTTTCTGGTAGCTCTTTCAGCGGCCACTCTCAGTGATTTAAAAACTGAGGTAGAGTCCGAAGATGGAACATCTTTCAGCGGAAGAAAGTTGACATTTCTTTGTATATCGTCCCGTCAGCAGTTTGATGATCTCGATAACAGCGACCTGTTTAAAATTATGACATACTACTGTTTGCATCGTTGTTTCTCCCAGATTTCCGATACGAAAACTTCATACAGGCTTTCTAGTGCGGCTATTAGTCTCATCAAAGTCACGGAATTTCATCGTGAAAAAACGTACGAATCTCTTTCGTTTGATGAACAGCAGCTCAGGCGAAAAGTGTTTTATTTGCTTCTGTTGACAGAAAGATACTATTCCGTATACATTCATTGTGTAACAAGTCTGGATGCCACAATAGCACCGCCACAGCCTGAGACGGTAACTGATCCTCGACTTTCTTTGGACAGCTTTCTTGAGATGATAAGGGTCTTTACTGTACCAGGAAAATGCTTCTTCGATGCTTTAGCCACCGACTCTCCGGACCCTTTTTGTACCGAAGACTccctgaagaaaatatggaAAGAACTTCATACGGCATCACTAGAGATAGAACCATGGTCTTATGGTTACGTggacatttctttttctcgtcATTGGATAAGAACATTGGCTTGGAGGCTAGTCTTTCGAATGAACaatattgattttttatCCAACTCTAACAATACGCACATACCAGTTGAAATTGCTAGGGACATGCTAGATGATGTATTTCTAACCCCAAACAATCTATATGGAGTCCATGGTCCTGGAATTCCAACAAAGGCACTAGAAATAGCCAATGCATTAGTAGATGTCGTGAACCAGAATGATCAAAAGACAGAATCGGAGGCTTGGGACGTTTTATGCGAGATATCCaagtttgttttctctttaAATCACTATGATGGAAAATTGGTTGAAAGCTTTGTGACTAAGTGTCAAAGTGCTCTCATTACTCTTCCAATCTCCAAACCCCCCAAATCCGACGAAGACTTGAAAGATGACTCTAATATAGTTTTCTGA
- the SKDI07G5420 gene encoding sugar porter family MFS transporter, which produces MKGLSSLINRKKDKSSSNLSEIENGLHTAEFNAIEMEEQGKKTDYDLSHLEYGQISLTPSDNNDEEVPKVLDDAAQDAKEADESERGMPLMTALKTYPKAAAWSLLVSTTLIQEGYDTAILGSFYALPVFQKKYGSLNSETGEYEIPVSWQIGLSLCIVAGEIVGLQMTGPFVDLMGNRYTLIMALFFLAAFTFILYFCKSLGMIAVGQVLCGMPWGCFQCLTVSYASEICPLALRYYLTTYSNLCWAFGQLFAAGIMKNSQNKYSNSELGYKLPFALQWIWPLPLAIGIFFAPESPWWLVKKGRLEQAKTSLERTLSGKGPEKELLVAMELDKIKVTIEKEQKLSSSEGSYWDCVKDKINRRRTRIACLCWIGQTTCGTQLIGYSTYFYEKAGVGTDTAFTFSIIQYCIGIAATFLSWWASKYFGRYDLYAFGLAVQTILLFIIGGLGCSDSHGAKMGSGALLMVVSFFYNLGIAPVVFCLVSEIPSSRLRTKSIILARNAYNMACIVTAVLILYQLNSEKWNWGAKSGFFWGGLCFATLIWAVIDLPETAGRTFMEINELFKLEIPARKFKSTKVDLFSTARVTSEEITPKDPKEDGETYIDEGDRSTPSIMNK; this is translated from the coding sequence ATGAAGGGTCTATCCTCACTAataaacagaaaaaaagacaaaagcAGCTCGAACTTAAGTGAGATCGAGAATGGCTTGCACACCGCTGAATTCAACGCGATAGAGATGGAGGAGCAAGGTAAGAAAACTGATTATGATCTTTCCCATCTTGAGTACGGTCAAATTTCACTAACACCAAGcgataataatgatgagGAAGTGCCCAAGGTTCTCGATGATGCTGCACAGGATGCTAAGGAAGCCGATGAAAGTGAGAGAGGGATGCCGCTTATGACAGCTTTGAAAACATACCCTAAAGCAGCGGCATGGTCATTGTTAGTCTCCACAACGCTAATCCAAGAAGGTTATGATACGGCCATCCTCGGATCTTTCTATGCCCTACCcgttttccaaaagaagtACGGCTCTCTAAATAGCGAGACAGGAGAATATGAAATTCCAGTATCTTGGCAAATTGGTTTATCGTTGTGTATTGTTGCCGGCGAGATTGTGGGTTTGCAAATGACAGGACCTTTTGTGGATCTTATGGGTAATCGCTACACCTTGATTATGGCGTTGTTCTTCCTAGCTGCTTTCACTTTTATTCTGTATTTTTGCAAAAGTTTAGGGATGATTGCCGTGGGGCAGGTATTATGTGGTATGCCATGGGGTTGTTTCCAATGTTTGACTGTCTCGTACGCCTCTGAAATCTGTCCTCTGGCCTTAAGATATTATTTGACAACTTATTCAAACCTGTGCTGGGCGTTCGGCCAACTTTTTGCTGCTGGTATCATGAAGAATTCTCAGAacaaatattcaaattcagAATTGGGATATAAGCTACCTTTTGCTTTACAATGGATTTGGCCTCTTCCTCTGGCAATaggtattttctttgcacCTGAATCGCCATGGTGGCTTGTCAAAAAGGGGAGACTCGAGCAGGCAAAGACATCACTTGAAAGAACATTGAGTGGTAAGGGACCCGAAAAGGAATTGTTGGTTGCCATGGAGCTAGATAAAATCAAAGTGACTATCGAAAAGGAACAAAAGCTGTCAAGTTCAGAAGGCTCCTACTGGGACTGTGTGAAAGACAAAATCAATCGTAGAAGGACGAGAATTGCTTGTCTGTGTTGGATTGGTCAAACTACCTGTGGTACACAATTAATAGGTTATTCAACTTACTTTTACGAAAAAGCCGGTGTTGGCACTGATACGGCCTTCACTTTTAGTATCATTCAATATTGTATTGGTATTGCGGCGACATTCCTATCTTGGTGGGCTTCAAAGTATTTTGGCAGGTATGATCTTTACGCCTTTGGACTGGCCGTTCAGACcattttgttgtttattATAGGAGGTTTGGGATGCTCGGACTCGCATGGTGCCAAAATGGGGAGTGGTGCTCTTCTAATGGtcgtttcctttttctaCAATCTAGGAATTGCTCCTGTCGTCTTTTGCTTGGTCTCTGAAATACCATCCTCGCGGCTAAGAACTAAATCGATCATTCTAGCTCGTAATGCTTATAATATGGCATGTATTGTTACCGCTGTTTTGATACTGTACCAATTGAACTCTGAAAAATGGAACTGGGGTGCTAAGTCTGGCTTTTTCTGGGGAGGATTATGTTTCGCCACCCTCATCTGGGCTGTTATCGACCTTCCTGAAACTGCTGGTAGGACCTTCATGGAAATAAATGAATTATTTAAACTTGAGATTCCGGCAAGAAAGTTCAAGTCAACGAAAGTAGATCTATTTTCCACTGCTAGGGTTACATCAGAAGAAATCACCCCTAAAGATCCCAAGGAAGATGGAGAAACTTACATTGACGAAGGAGATCGAAGTACTCCATCTATTATGAATAAATGA
- the MAL12 gene encoding alpha-glucosidase MAL12: protein MTVSDHPETEPKWWKESTIYQIYPASFKDSNNDGWGDLKGITSELGYIKNLGVDAIWVCPFYDSPQQDMGYDISDYEKVWPTYGTNEDCFELIEKTHKLGMKFITDLVINHCSTEHEWFKESRSSKTNPKRDWFFWRPPKGYDENGKPIPPNNWASIFGGSAWTFDETTNEFYLRLFASRQADLNWENVDCRKAIYESALGYWLDHGVDGFRIDTAGLYSKRPGLPDSPIFDESSEFQHPNWGSHNGPRIHEFHQELHRYIKDRVKDGREIMTVGEVAHGSDNALYTSAARYEISELFSFAHVDLGAKPFFRYNKAPFSLKQWKEAIASNFLFINGTDSWATTYIENHDQPRSITRFGDDSPKYRALSGKLLALLECSLTGTLYVYQGQELGQINFKGWPIEKYEDVDIKTNYEIIKEKFGEDSKNMKEYYDGIALLSRDHARTPMPWSKEEPNAGFTDQNVKPWYFLNESFKQGINVEEESIDNASVLNFWKRALQARKKNKELMVYGYDFEFVDLENDKIFSFTKEYEDKTLFAALNFSGEEIKFEMPKEGASLSFVLGNYDNADASSRVLKPWEGRIYHVR, encoded by the coding sequence ATGACTGTTTCTGATCATCCAGAGACAGAACCTAAGTGGTGGAAAGAATCTACCATTTATCAAATATACCCAGCAAGCTTTAAAGATTCTAACAACGACGGATGGGGTGACTTGAAAGGTATCACTTCTGAATTGGGATACATTAAAAATCTTGGTGTTGATGCCATTTGGGTCTGTCCCTTCTACGATTCCCCACAGCAAGATATGGGGTATGACATATCCGACTATGAGAAAGTCTGGCCAACATACGGCACGAACGAGGATTGTTTTGAGCTGATTGAAAAGACCCATAAACTGGGCATGAAATTCATCACTGACTTGGTTATAAATCATTGTTCTACAGAACACGAATGGTTTAAGGAGAGTAGATCTTCGAAAACTAACCCAAAGCGTGACTGGTTCTTCTGGAGACCACCGAAAGGTTAcgatgaaaatggtaaGCCGATTCCACCGAATAATTGGGCGTCCATCTTCGGCGGTTCAGCATGGACTTTTGATGAAACTACAAATGAATTTTATCTACGTTTATTCGCAAGTCGTCAGGCCGACTTGAATTGGGAAAATGTAGATTGCAGAAAGGCAATTTATGAGAGTGCTCTAGGATATTGGTTAGACCACGGTGTGGACGGTTTTAGGATTGACACTGCCGGTTTATATTCAAAGCGTCCTGGCTTACCGGATTCTCCAATTTTTGACGAAAGCTCAGAGTTCCAGCATCCAAATTGGGGATCTCACAATGGTCCTAGGATCCATgaatttcatcaagaatTGCACAGGTACATAAAGGATCGAGTCAAAGATGGTAGGGAAATAATGACAGTGGGTGAAGTCGCACATGGAAGTGATAATGCTTTATATACCAGTGCAGCCAGGTATGAAATAAGtgaacttttttctttcgcGCACGTTGATCTTGGTGCCAAACCATTCTTCCGCTACAATAAAGCTCCATTTTCCTTGAAACAATGGAAGGAAGCTATCGCGtcaaatttcttatttatTAATGGTACAGATAGTTGGGCTACTACCTACATTGAGAATCACGATCAACCTCGTTCAATTACGAGATTTGGTGATGATTCACCAAAATACCGTGCTTTGTCTGGAAAACTATTGGCATTATTGGAATGCTCATTGACGGGCACGCTGTACGTCTATCAAGGCCAGGAACTAGGGCAGATCAATTTCAAAGGCTGGCCTATAGAGAAGTACGAGGACGTTGACATCAAGACCAACTACGAAATCATCAAGGAGAAATTCGGTGAggattcaaagaatatgaaagaGTATTATGATGGAATTGCTTTATTATCTAGAGATCATGCAAGAACTCCTATGCCATGGTCCAAAGAGGAGCCAAATGCCGGTTTCACCGATCAAAATGTTAAGCCTTGGTACTTCTTAAATGAATCATTCAAACAGGGAATTAACGTTGAGGAAGAATCCATAGATAATGCTTCAGTTCTTAACTTCTGGAAGAGAGCCTTGCAGGCcaggaagaaaaataaagaactTATGGTTTACGGCTacgattttgaatttgttgacTTAGAGAACGACAAAATCTTCAGCTTTACCAAGGAGTACGAGGATAAGACGTTGTTTGCCGCTTTGAACTTCAGTggtgaagaaataaaatttgaGATGCCAAAAGAAGGTGcttctttatcttttgtTCTCGGAAATTACGATAATGCCGATGCTTCCTCAAGAGTTTTGAAACCTTGGGAAGGTAGAATCTATCATGTCAGATAA
- the SKDI07G5440 gene encoding Zn(II)2Cys6 transcription factor, with product MSIAKQSCDCCRVRRVKCDRHRPCSNCFRRHLKCTYLQPLKKRGPRSIRAKSLRKIAEVQTITLNNNTRTTPVALMKVPKKVIDHCLRLYHDNLYLIWPVLCYDDLHKLLEGNFDDCYAYCFLVSLSAATLSDLQTEIKSEDGVSFTGEKLCSLCMLSRQFFDDLGNSDLFRIMTYYCLHRCYAQSADTRTSYRLSCEAVGLIKVAGFHREETYGYLSFNEQQIARKVYYLLFMTERYYAIYLHCSTSLDATISPPQPEISSDPRLSLDSFLEVIRVFTVPGKCFFDALATNSANACTEASLARIWTELHTTSFAVKPWPYRYIDFLFSRHWIRALAWKLVFHAKGMRMNFLSNSSNTHIPVEIARDMLGDTFSTPNNLYDVHGPGIPMKALEVANALVDVVNKYDHNEKLEAWNVLYDVSKFVFSLKHCNHKMVQKFSTKCQSALISLPIPEYLQLDDSSKDFTDIIS from the coding sequence ATGAGTATTGCAAAGCAGTCGTGCGACTGTTGTCGTGTTCGTCGAGTTAAGTGTGACCGCCATAGACCATGTAGCAATTGCTTTCGACGCCATTTGAAGTGTACCTATCTTCAACcactgaaaaaaagaggtcCAAGATCCATTAGGGCAAAAAGCTTGCGAAAAATAGCTGAAGTGCAGACTATAACTTTGAATAACAATACCAGGACCACCCCAGTGGCACTGATGAAGGTTCCAAAGAAGGTAATTGATCACTGTTTGAGGCTCTACCACGATAATTTATACCTAATATGGCCTGTCCTCTGCTATGATGATCTTCACAAGCTTCTGGAGGGAaattttgatgactgttACGCTTATTGCTTTTTAGTATCTCTTTCGGCGGCGACTCTTAGCGATTTGCAAACTGAAATAAAATCCGAAGATGGAGTTTCTTTTACTGGCGAGAAGTTATGCTCTCTTTGTATGCTATCCCGACAATTCTTCGACGATCTCGGCAACAGCGATTTATTTCGAATAATGACATACTATTGTTTGCATCGTTGTTACGCACAGTCCGCCGATACAAGAACTTCATACAGACTTTCTTGTGAAGCTGTAGGCCTCATCAAGGTAGCCGGGTTCCACCGTGAAGAAACTTATGGGTATCTTTCATTTAATGAGCAGCAGATTGCAAGAAAGGTTTATTATTTGCTCTTCATGACAGAAAGATACTATGCCATATATCTTCATTGTTCAACAAGTCTCGACGCCACAATTTCTCCACCACAACCTGAGATTTCATCTGATCCTCGGCTCTCTCTCGATAGTTTTCTAGAAGTGATTAGGGTCTTTACCGTGCCAGGAAAATGTTTCTTTGATGCCTTAGCTACTAACAGTGCCAATGCTTGTACTGAAGCCTCCTTAGCGAGGATATGGACAGAACTTCATACAACATCCTTCGCTGTAAAGCCGTGGCCTTATCGGTATATagactttttattttctcgACACTGGATCAGGGCCCTGGCGTGGAAGCTAGTATTTCATGCAAAAGGGATGCgaatgaattttctttcgaatAGTAGCAATACGCATATACCAGTCGAAATTGCTAGGGACATGTTAGGGGACACATTCTCAACTCCAAACAACCTTTATGATGTTCACGGTCCCGGAATACCAATGAAAGCGTTAGAAGTAGCCAATGCATTGGTTGACGTTGTAAATAAGTATGATCATAATGAGAAGTTAGAGGCCTGGAATGTTTTGTACGATGTATCCAAGTTTGTCTTTTCTCTGAAACACTGTAACCATAAAATGgtccaaaaattttcaactaAATGTCAAAGCGCCCTAATTTCTTTGCCTATCCCTGAATATTTGCAATTAGACGACAGTTCCAAGGATTTCACTGAtataatttcttga
- the REE1 gene encoding Ree1p: protein MNESKNTRLSNGIWLNKPKACSQEADKVSLVTDEKTDFWRETFYGFTRDSGHFLGVRTGSAFTAQLRIQGSYESLYDQAGMMVRVDDSHWLKAGIEISDGHAMLSSVLTNEKSDWSTAIYDENPRDLWLRITVESGVLRLQVSSDKKTWPLVRLTPFYVSDHYFVGPMACTPERSGLKVTFSEWVLTAPLGKALHDLS from the coding sequence atgaacGAATCTAAAAATACTCGGCTGTCAAACGGAATATGGCTCAATAAACCAAAAGCATGTTCTCAAGAGGCAGACAAAGTTAGCCTGGTAACAGATGAGAAAACAGACTTTTGGCGTGAAACCTTTTACGGATTTACCCGTGACAGTGGTCATTTTTTGGGAGTAAGGACCGGCAGTGCCTTTACTGCTCAACTACGTATTCAGGGAAGCTACGAGAGCCTTTATGATCAGGCTGGTATGATGGTACGCGTTGACGATAGCCATTGGCTCAAGGCCGGTATTGAAATCTCTGATGGACATGCAATGCTGAGCAGCGTTTTGACGAATGAAAAATCCGACTGGTCCACAGCTATTTATGATGAGAATCCTAGAGATTTATGGCTTCGTATTACTGTTGAAAGTGGGGTGCTAAGATTGCAAGTTTCTTCGGACAAAAAGACATGGCCGTTGGTACGTCTAACTCCATTCTATGTTTCAGATCACTATTTCGTTGGACCCATGGCTTGTACACCTGAACGTAGTGGCTTAAAAGTCACATTCTCAGAGTGGGTTCTCACAGCACCCTTGGGAAAAGCTTTGCACGATCTAAGTTAG